Proteins encoded within one genomic window of Gloeobacter kilaueensis JS1:
- a CDS encoding MFS transporter, with translation MALQTQIPHGPIALWQFFSRPTTWKLCLGRWCSDWGDAVHILAFNWLVVRLSGSAAAVGLCQALWLMGQLAGSWPGGWLVDRLSARTLLLLSYALHALTIGGFAVLAFRGEANIWLLAALSVFLGMLGAPGDPANRSLMKQAAASDDELARLNGLLSSGGAVAQCLGPLLGGWLLTSAPLAWAFVLNTLSFVAAGLLLLGIRSSSPVAPKAAAAAAAPAGESLFAQIRPLLPSLIAASGFVFGPAALLVLFLPYYVQQVQHWPISALGVLEAARWLGLGIGTIGGSLAIGRLARRVEPAIGIAMGTLVVPLVGFNTHHAANWWVQSLWLVAVGTSAGVAYVCLNQLFLERVRGEWIGRVNGALAVYVGVGLLLFGALWWQLIDHLGYSTAFSFAIGGFALALAAALAAKYFSLDNRPQES, from the coding sequence ATGGCACTCCAAACCCAGATCCCCCACGGGCCGATCGCCCTCTGGCAGTTCTTTAGCCGTCCTACCACCTGGAAGCTGTGCCTCGGGCGCTGGTGCTCCGACTGGGGCGATGCGGTTCATATCCTTGCCTTCAACTGGCTGGTCGTGCGCCTGAGCGGTTCGGCGGCGGCGGTCGGCCTGTGCCAGGCGCTCTGGCTCATGGGCCAGCTCGCCGGTTCCTGGCCCGGCGGCTGGCTGGTCGATCGCTTGAGTGCGCGCACGCTGTTGCTTTTAAGCTACGCCCTGCACGCCCTCACAATCGGCGGCTTCGCCGTGCTCGCCTTTCGCGGCGAGGCCAATATCTGGCTGCTCGCCGCTCTTTCGGTCTTTCTCGGCATGCTCGGTGCGCCGGGCGATCCGGCCAATCGCTCCTTGATGAAGCAGGCGGCGGCGAGCGACGACGAACTGGCCCGGCTCAATGGCCTGCTCAGCAGCGGTGGGGCGGTGGCCCAGTGCCTGGGGCCGCTCTTGGGCGGCTGGCTTCTCACCAGCGCGCCGCTCGCCTGGGCATTCGTGCTCAACACTTTGAGCTTTGTCGCCGCCGGGCTGTTGCTGCTGGGGATTCGCTCCTCGTCGCCCGTTGCCCCAAAAGCCGCTGCCGCTGCTGCTGCCCCCGCCGGAGAGTCGCTGTTTGCTCAGATTCGGCCCCTGCTGCCGTCGCTTATCGCTGCGAGCGGATTTGTCTTTGGCCCGGCGGCGCTGCTGGTGCTCTTTTTGCCCTACTACGTGCAGCAGGTGCAGCACTGGCCCATCAGTGCCCTGGGGGTGCTGGAGGCGGCCCGCTGGCTCGGTTTGGGCATCGGGACGATCGGCGGATCGCTTGCTATCGGCAGGCTCGCCAGGCGCGTCGAACCGGCGATTGGGATTGCGATGGGAACCCTTGTCGTGCCCCTGGTCGGCTTTAATACCCACCACGCCGCAAACTGGTGGGTGCAGTCGCTCTGGCTCGTCGCCGTTGGGACCTCCGCCGGCGTCGCTTACGTCTGCCTCAATCAGCTCTTTTTAGAGCGCGTGCGCGGCGAGTGGATAGGCCGGGTCAACGGTGCCCTCGCCGTCTACGTCGGTGTCGGCCTGTTGCTCTTTGGTGCCCTCTGGTGGCAACTGATCGACCATCTCGGTTACTCTACTGCCTTCTCCTTCGCCATCGGCGGCTTTGCCCTCGCCCTCGCCGCCGCCCTCGCCGCTAAGTATTTCTCGCTAGACAACCGCCCACAGGAGTCCTAG
- a CDS encoding complex I subunit 4 family protein, whose protein sequence is MSVSWLSAIFFLPGLGALGLAVLPGEIDHRLARLWALVVAGLTFALSILVALRFDFTSAQQQFVESASWLPQLGISYSLGVDGLSLPLVLLNGLLVVLSILTSWQLSKRPRLYYVLVMLLMCGVNGAFMSRDAILFFLSYELELIPLYFLISIWGGKRREYAGTKFLLYTFLSGIALLVAFLSTYYFSGTGSFSLDVLAKPQTPYPLVFQFIALGLITFGFGIKMPLVPLHTWLPDAHVEAPTAVSVLLAGILLKLGTYGIVRFGLGLFPEAAVQFAWLLSVLAAINVIYASLAAMAQTDMKKMVAYSSIAHMGYVVLGIASLNVIGLGGAMFQMVSHGIISGLLFMLVGLVYDKAGTRELPKLGGLFATLPVVGAFLVGAGMANAGMPGMSGFVAEFLVFRGGIERFPVATVLCIFGIVLTAAYILAMLARAFFGKLPKTLEAMPHVTFFDMVPATVLLIIMVGLGLFPNIMTTIVQPSVTALVEQVQTGSAVAQLPR, encoded by the coding sequence ATGAGCGTGTCCTGGCTCAGCGCCATCTTTTTCCTGCCAGGGCTGGGAGCCCTGGGGCTGGCTGTGCTACCCGGTGAGATCGACCATCGCCTCGCCCGCCTCTGGGCGCTGGTAGTGGCTGGGCTCACCTTCGCTTTGAGCATTCTGGTGGCGCTGCGCTTTGATTTTACGAGCGCTCAGCAGCAGTTCGTCGAGTCGGCAAGCTGGCTGCCGCAGTTGGGGATCAGCTACAGCCTCGGGGTAGACGGTCTCAGTCTGCCGCTGGTGCTCTTAAACGGCCTGCTGGTGGTGCTGTCGATCCTGACAAGCTGGCAGCTGAGCAAGCGCCCCCGCCTCTACTACGTGCTGGTGATGCTCCTGATGTGCGGGGTGAACGGAGCGTTCATGTCCCGCGACGCGATTCTTTTCTTTCTCTCCTACGAACTGGAACTGATCCCGCTGTACTTTCTCATCAGCATCTGGGGCGGCAAGCGCCGCGAGTACGCCGGGACCAAGTTTTTGCTCTACACCTTTCTTTCGGGGATTGCGCTTTTAGTCGCTTTCTTGAGCACCTACTATTTCTCCGGCACCGGCAGCTTCAGCCTCGACGTGCTCGCAAAGCCCCAGACGCCCTATCCCCTCGTCTTCCAGTTCATCGCCCTGGGTCTCATCACCTTCGGTTTCGGCATCAAGATGCCCCTGGTGCCCCTGCACACCTGGCTGCCCGACGCCCACGTCGAGGCACCGACTGCCGTGTCGGTGCTTCTTGCCGGTATTCTGCTCAAGCTCGGCACCTACGGCATCGTCCGCTTTGGCCTGGGACTGTTTCCGGAGGCGGCGGTGCAGTTTGCCTGGCTTTTATCGGTACTGGCTGCCATCAACGTCATCTACGCTTCGCTCGCAGCGATGGCGCAGACCGACATGAAGAAGATGGTCGCCTACAGCTCGATCGCCCACATGGGTTATGTCGTGTTGGGGATCGCCTCGCTCAACGTCATCGGCCTGGGCGGTGCGATGTTTCAGATGGTGAGCCACGGCATCATCTCAGGACTGCTCTTCATGCTCGTCGGCCTGGTCTACGACAAGGCCGGAACCCGCGAGTTGCCCAAGCTCGGCGGGCTTTTTGCCACCCTGCCGGTGGTGGGTGCATTTTTAGTCGGCGCAGGCATGGCCAACGCCGGGATGCCCGGCATGAGCGGCTTTGTCGCCGAATTCCTCGTCTTCCGAGGCGGCATCGAGCGCTTCCCGGTGGCGACTGTGCTCTGCATCTTCGGCATCGTGCTGACCGCCGCCTACATCCTCGCGATGCTGGCCCGCGCCTTCTTTGGCAAGCTGCCCAAGACCCTTGAGGCGATGCCCCACGTCACCTTCTTCGACATGGTGCCCGCCACGGTGCTGCTCATCATCATGGTCGGCCTCGGGCTCTTCCCCAACATCATGACCACCATCGTCCAACCGAGCGTCACTGCCCTGGTCGAGCAGGTGCAGACCGGCAGTGCCGTCGCCCAATTGCCCCGCTAG